From one Trifolium pratense cultivar HEN17-A07 linkage group LG1, ARS_RC_1.1, whole genome shotgun sequence genomic stretch:
- the LOC123895695 gene encoding uncharacterized protein LOC123895695, whose amino-acid sequence MANNARPLRDYAVPSEEEPHSSIAPPNIEARNFELKPALLQIVQQNQFSGSPTEDPNLHLSVFVQYADTIKANGVEPEAIRLRLFPFSLRDRARAWLQALPSNSITTWNELKKQFLARYFPPSKTAMLRAQINGFRQKEGESLFEAWERYKDMMRLCPHHGLEQWLIIHTFYNGLLYNTRLTINAAAGGALMDKPYQEATQLIENMAQNHYQWGSERAAIEKSQTKGGIYEVSGIDHVNAKVEALTQKLESLTLPTTSTVAAIQPNCEVCGVPGHVPSDCAILAGLDQVHYAALSNNYNPGYKNHPNLSYRNNNTLNPPTQAPPGYQKQGG is encoded by the coding sequence ATGGCTAACAACGCACGTCCTCTTAGGGACTACGCCGTTCCTTCCGAAGAAGAACCGCATTCGAGCATCGCGCCCCCTAACATCGAAGCAAGAAACTTCGAGTTGAAACCCGCTTTGTTGCAAATCGTGCAACAAAACCAGTTCTCTGGTTCCCCTACGGAGGATCCTAACCTCCATTTATCAGTGTTTGTGCAGTACGCAGACACAATAAAAGCAAATGGTGTCGAACCCGAAGCAATACGACTCCGTCTTTTCCCGTTTTCTTTGAGAGATAGAGCTAGAGCTTGGCTCCAAGCTCTACCTTCGAACTCCATCACTACATGGAACGAATTGAAGAAACAATTCTTGGCCAGATATTTCCCGCCAAGCAAGACAGCTATGCTAAGAGCCCAAATCAACGGATTTAGGCAAAAAGAAGGAGAATCACTTTTCGAAGCATGGGAAAGATACAAGGACATGATGAGACTCTGTCCACACCACGGTCTAGAACAATGGCTCATAATCCATACCTTCTATAATGGCCTGCTTTATAACACAAGACTAACCATAAATGCAGCCGCCGGCGGAGCGCTGATGGATAAACCTTACCAAGAAGCCACCCAGCTTATAGAAAACATGGCCCAAAACCATTATCAATGGGGAAGCGAACGCGCTGCCATAGAGAAATCCCAGACAAAAGGCGGTATATACGAAGTAAGTGGCATAGACCATGTCAACGCCAAAGTAGAAGCCCTTACTCAAAAGTTGGAGAGTTTAACCCTGCCAACCACATCCACCGTAGCTGCAATCCAACCAAATTGCGAAGTATGTGGAGTCCCTGGTCACGTACCATCTGATTGTGCTATATTAGCCGGACTCGACCAAGTACACTATGCCGCTCTGTCCAATAACTATAATCCTGGCTATAAGAATCATCCTAATTTATCTTATAGGAACAACAATACACTCAACCCTCCTACTCAAGCACCTCCAGGTTACCAAAAGCAAGGAGGATAA
- the LOC123895703 gene encoding uncharacterized protein LOC123895703 encodes MAEKCLNQNAQTNELVKQLSTKIDALATHNKMLETQISQVAQQQAAMAAPAGTFPRQPEPNPKGHANAIHAIITRSGKELQGPPDPRVKNSGSVKKTSMEAENSESPKEPVREAENPQLGDKEETTEKLTPAAPPVYKTPISFPQRLAKTKTEGHFKKFVELLKQLNITIPFSEAITQMPTYSKFLKEILSNKRKLDEDSTVALTEECSAIFQTKCHLNLKTLEVFQFPA; translated from the coding sequence ATGGCGGAAAAATGCTTAAACCAAAATGCTCAAACTAATGAGTTGGTAAAACAACTATCCACTAAGATAGATGCCCTAGCCACCCATAACAAAATGCTAGAAACACAGATTTCCCAAGTGGCACAACAGCAAGCAGCTATGGCCGCTCCAGCTGGCACATTTCCAAGACAACCTGAGCCTAATCCCAAAGGGCATGCAAATGCCATACATGCTATAATCACTAGAAGTGGGAAAGAATTGCAAGGTCCACCTGATCCTCGAGTCAAAAACTCGGGAAGCGTTAAGAAAACCAGCATGGAGGCCGAGAATAGTGAATCCCCAAAGGAGCCTGTGAGAGAAGCCGAAAATCCTCAATTAGGAGATAAGGAGGAGACAACCGAGAAGCTTACACCTGCTGCACCACCTGTTTACAAAACACCTATCTCTTTTCCTCAAAGATTGGCTAAGACTAAAACTGAAGGGCATTTTAAGAAATTTGTAGAACTTCTGAAACAACTAAACATAACCATACCTTTCTCGGAAGCAATAACGCAAATGCCCACATACTCGAAatttcttaaagaaattttatcaaacaagagGAAATTAGACGAGGATAGTACAGTCGCACTTACCGAAGAATGCAGTGCCATATTCCAAACAAAATGCCACCTAAACTTAAAGACCCTGGAAGTTTTTCAATTCCCTGCGTAA